In Rutidosis leptorrhynchoides isolate AG116_Rl617_1_P2 chromosome 6, CSIRO_AGI_Rlap_v1, whole genome shotgun sequence, the DNA window atatatatatatatatatatatatatatatatatatatatatatatatatatatcaaatggtaCTTTGGCCAAACTTGGTAGAGATAATATGATAAGGACTGTTTGCATTCTTTTTGAATTtggtacatatatataaatatatagctcACTCAAATATGGTCTCGATTTCATTAATCTTATGCCTCCCAACATAATTGCCTAAACTTTGCAAAGCAACACAGATTAACTAATCATGTTAATCAAAACATAGACCCTTCTCACCATTTGATATCTAAGATGTGGTCATAAGTTTTGGATTTTCTTTTGTCCAATCTATTTATAAGATGTTTGTATGTACCCATCCATCGTTTAGCCTCTTTGTCATCATATGTACCTTTTCCGTATATCAACATATATATAGCAACTTTTATAAGTACACAGTGATCAATAACTTGCAAGTTGTGACACTTTGTACCCGAGAAAATAAACAAGAAATATGAAACTTAATTGAACAATttaattactttattatataatatatatatatatatatatatatatatatatatatatatatatatatatatatatatatatatatatatatatatataataaagtaattaaATTGTTATATTCAATTAGAAATTATTGTATATATAATCAATCAGAGAAAATTTCTTTTAGAAATTGAGTTGAGAAATTGACCATCTTAAAACTATCATTTTCCAATACCCCAATCGCATGCAACTCTTGTGGTCAAATCCTCGCCTATTTATACCTCTATATTACTCTCTCACATTCTCCAAACTTTTCCTCCTACTCTTCAGTCTCTCTCTCTTGAGTTCTCTCCTATCCATTTCAACTTAAATATTTAATTCCAAAAAAGAGATACAAGACTATTGCATTCAATCCACTCATTTAATATTGCTCTCTTTTGATGCATTGTGCTTGCAATAAAAATATTACTCATTTAGCAACAATGGTACAACAAGCTCATGATCACATAGACTTTTTTTCTAGGAGATGCGTACTAGTCAACGGGCCGGTCATAGTAGGGGCCGGCCCGTCTGGTCTTGCAGTCGGTGCAGGACTTAGGAAACAAGGGGTTCCCTTTGTTATCCTAGACCGAGCCAACTGCATTGCATCTCTCTGGCAAAACAAGACTTATGATCGTCTCAAACTCCATCTTCCCAAACAATTTTGCCAGTCACCCTTTTTCCCTTTCCCTGCTAATTTCCCAGAATACCCTTCAAAATCCCAGTTTGTCAACTACCTTGAATCCTATGCTAAGAAATTCGAAATAAGCCCACGTTTCAACGAGTCAGTTCAATCCGCAAAGTTTGATGAGACTTGTGGATTGTGGAGGGTATGGACTGTGGTGGATGATTGTGAGGTTGAGTATTTATGTAGGTGGCTTGTGGTAGCAACAGGAGAGAATGCAGATAAAGTAGTGCCGAATTTTGAAGGATTGGATGAATTTGGTGGCCATGTTATGCATGCTTGTGATTACCGATCCGGCAAGGATTATGAAGGAAAGAAAGTTTTGGTGGTTGGTTGTGGAAACTCCGGCATGGAAGTATCTCTTGATCTTTTTCACCATAATGCTTTTCCATCCATGGTGGTCAGAAGCTCGGTAAGCTTCATATAGAACTTATATAGTTCGGTGAACTCAGAAAACATTATCTTAGAAAGGAAAGCTAATTTTTTTCTGTTGGTTTTGAATTAACAGGTTAATGTATTACCAAGAGAAATCTATGGAAAATCGACTTTCGAATTGGCATCTAAGCTAATGAAATGGTTGCCAGTAAAAATGGTAGATAAGATATTGTTGCTTTTGGCAAGGTGTACACTTGGAAACTTAGAAAAGTATGGTATAAAAAGACCATTGATGGGTCCAATTGAGCTAAAGAACACTAAAGGTAAAACCCCTGTTTTAGATATTGGAGCATTACAAAAGATCAAATCAAGAAATATTCAAATAGTTCCTGGAATCAAGAAGTTTTCAAGGGGTTGTGTAGAATTCATGAATGGTTCAAATCTTGAAATAGATTCAGTTATTTTAGCAACTGGGTATTGCAGCAATGTTCCTTCATGGCTAAAGGTAACAACTTtatcatttgaaaaaaaaaaaaaaaaaaattcaaaagaagatatttttataataagtatATTGAATATTGATTCATGTGACAGTTATGGAAGTTTGGCAAAGGTTTAATCTGGCGGGGAAACCCTGACCCCGTGTGCCTTTTGGCACCTATACCGCCCACCCAGTAAGGGCTAAGTATACCGTGTAAGACACCTCCCCCAATACCCAACGAGAACTTGCAGGCCGAATATCGCCCCCGGAGGGATTCGAACCTGCACCCCATATTTGGCAAAGGGTATATTCTCGTGGGCCCAGGGTTCATAGGTGACTGGTACCACTGAAGCACTGCTTCGTTGGTACAGTTATGGAAGTTGAGATTCTTGTTAATGACTAGATACTCTGTTTTCTCTATTTTATAATAATGGGTTCTGTTTCTTATGTTCTTTAAACAAAGTCAAATACCATTTATAGTTTTATACACTTATATAATATATTCTAATGAGTTCAATTATCAAACAGGAAAGTGATTTCTTTTCAAGAGAAGGGGTACCAATGATGCCATTTCCAGATGGATGGAAGGGCAAATCAGGGTTATATGCAGTTGGGTTCACAAGAAGAGGTCTATTTGGTGCATCTTTTGATGCGATTAAAGTCTCGCAAGATATTGCCGAAATTTGGAATCAAGAAACTAGATCACAAACCAAACATTATGTCACAGTTTTATGTGATCAAAGATATAACAAGTAGAATATTACATGCCTTTTTGTTTTTTGAGTTTGTAATGTGGTACGCTAACCCGATAAAAGAAATTTGACAACGGTAAAAGAGAGAGCAGCCCTCTTCTGTTAAAGCCTAGAGGGTCCTTCTGGGCATTCTGTACAAAAAGGGAGATGAGGCTTTTCGTTCATTATGTTTTGTATTTATGTTTCGTTTCAAAATATTTACTACATATGACCTTTTTCTAGTAAAAAATGACAGTTTATGTTTTAATTGCGTTGTGTAATGATGGTATACGATATGTTAACATTTTAACTGTACTTAAGTGTGTAAGGACatagaataatggtccataattgtAGTAAATGAAAATGGATGGGGGAAGAACCATAAGAGTGATCCAACTAGTGTCCTAATTTATAAGGTAGGACCACCTTTCATTAAACATCTAACATTGCTATTACCCTTTAATCTTTAGGATCAAAATCACATGGTTCCAAATGAGAAATAGATGTGTAAAAGTACAACTCAATCTAATGTCATGGCGCATTGGCAACTCCTTGAGTTCTAGTTTACTAGGAATGTAATTTTATAATCATGTCATATTCAAGAGTACTCTAAGAGCATTGCCAACGGAGTCTTGTGCTACTCCCCATGTGCTCGAGGGCACCAATGGCAGCATGCCTCTACTTGGTCGCTCTCACACTTTGACCTTACATTTCTTGATATCTTTGCATTGTTGAGGAGAAAAATATGAAGGTTCGAGTTGTACTTTTTACCTTAATAATTATACATTGTATTAATTAATCATTACAATGGGTCTTAGTTTTTTTTAATGAATGATGTCACAGATGATAGAGATTTAGTTCTCATCTTGTCCTCTAAAGAAGTGTCAATGTGACGCTGATATAGCACTTTGTTTTGAGAGAAAATTTAGTGACGGTTAGAAGTAGTCTAAGATAATTGATAAGTTCTTACAACTCGTGCTAGATAACTGTGCATAGTTAAATGATGTATCCTAATTAAGTAAAAATGTTAGGGTATTACGAATTTtgaatgataaagaatgaagtccaATTTATCTTCTTAGCAACACCTGTTCAAAAGATACAAGTTTTATTATCAAAAAGATTTATTATGTGTTGGGAATTCGTAGCGAGCCCTGACAAGAATATGATAACCTCGATTATCACCCACCGACCAACAAACAGATAATTGACAAGGACACGCAAAGATAACAGATAAAATAGCTGcaagaaacgtaaagtacaaggaaTTTTAATGTGGTTATATCTAATCGTTTAAGCTAATGATTAGTTTAATCCACGTCTTAATAGAGAGAGTTTTCTTATCGATTTTTTGTAGGTGCATATAGATACAATGAGAATAGGGTTTCAATTTATAGGGCAAAAACCGCATCCTTTCCTAAATCGAAAAACTTGCTGGACAGGAACCACCACTTCCTTGATCTTCCACCTTACCGCTTTCATTTTCACCGTTGGAACATTGACCACATATGTGTGCACGAATTCAGCACCCAATTTTTTAACTCGAGTCATCTCCAACTGTACGGATGTCGTAATACTAGTGACTCCTACAAGAATATTATGTTCATCTTCTCCAGTCAATTGCAACATAGTTGTCGATGGAGGTGATCTAACCGAAGTCTTGAAATCTCTAGTGTTTCTGGATCGATCAAATTATTTAGTGGCTTCAATACTCCCACTAAAACCCAATTCCCTACAAGTTCCAATTCTTCCCGAGCTCCCACTCGACCAAGATCCCTCAACAAAAGCAGAAATTTCAAACATGCTAGGATTTTGAGCACTTAATCTCCCATCTAGCCGTTCCTCAGTAGGATCCTCAACTGTATATATGGTTCCCCCTCTTAACTCCACAAGCAATGGTCTGACCGCCTCTAGACACTATCCACTTTTGATCTCCAAACAACACATGACACATTTCATCATCAAACTGCCCGATTGAGATTAATCTCTTCATGAGCTTGAGAATGAACCTCACGTTTCTCAAGACTAATATAATCTAAGTGTTTTATGGAAAGATCAGCAATACCTATAACATCAAGTAGTTTCTCGTCCGTAACTCGAACTCTACTGGAATACCACCTAAAATTAAAGATCGCGTTCTTGTACGAGGACGCATGATACGAGGCACCCAAATCTAAGACCCAAGATTCGTCAAAAAACTCCTCATAGCATATCAAAGCATCTTCAACCACCGCCGTTGTGTTCTCATCTGCCTTCAAACTCGGGTACTATGATCTAAAGTGGCTAATCTGCTAACAATTCCAACAAAAAACATTTCTTTCCTGTAATGGATCTCTCTTAGATCTTATCTTGCTTCTACTttttatagtgacccgaacttttccatgtttatatatatatattaaatgaaattgttatttacatgattaagtgtttccaacatgttaagcaatcaaacttgttaagacttgattaattgaaataggtttcatatagacaattgaccacccaagttgaccggtgattcacgaacgttaaaacttgtaaaaactatacgatgacatatatatggttatatatatagttaacatgattttattataagtatgtatctcattaggtattttaacaatgagttatatacataaaagtgagactattaatttaagaaactcgaaaacgatatatataacgattatcgttataacaacgtcttactaggtacatatgaatcatattaagatattgatacactaggttaattatgttaaatgatgagtaaatatattattaagtgtattaacaatgaaatacatatgtaaaaataagactactaacttaatgatttcgaaacgagacatatatgtaacgattatcgttgtaacgacatttaactgtatgtatatcatactaagatatattatatatcataatatcatgataatataacaatttaacatctcatttgttataataaaaaatgggttaataacattcaacaagatcgttaacctaaaggtttcaaaacaacatttacatgtaatgactaacgatgacttaacgactcagttaaaatgtatatacatgtagtgttttaatatgtattcatacacttttgaaagacttcaagacacttatcaaaatacttctacttaacaaaaatgcttacaattacatcctcgttcagtttcatcaacaattctactcgtatgcacccgtattcgtactcgtacaatacacagcttttagatgtatgtactattggtatatacactccaatgatcagctcttagcagtccatgtgagtcacctaacacatgtgagaaccatcatttgtcaactagcatgaaatatctcataaaattacaaaaatatgagtaatcattcatgacttatttacatgaaaacaaaattacatatcctttatatctaatccatacaccaacgaccaaaaacacctacaaacactttcattcttcaattttcttcatctaattgatctctctcaagttctatcttcaatttctaagtgttcttcataaattccaaaagttctagtttcataaaatcaagaatacttccaagattgcaagtttactttcaagttttctaaatccattccaagtaatcatccaagatcaagaaacctttgttacttacagtaggttatctttcttatacaaggtaataatcatattcaaactttaattcaatttctataactataacaatcttatttctagtgaaaatcttacttgaaattgttttcgtgtcatgattctgcttcaagaactttcaagccatccaaggatcctttgaagctagatctatttttttcatttccagtaggtttatccaagtaacttgaggtagtaatgatgttcataacatcattcgattcatacatataaagctatcttattcgaaggtttaaacttgtaatcactagaacatagtttagttaattctaaacttgttcgcaaaaaaagttaatccttctaacttgacttttaaaatcaactaaacacatgttctatatctatatgatatgctaacttaatgatttaaaacctggaaacacgaaaaacaccgtaaaaccggatttacgccgtcgtagtaacaccgcgggctgttttgggttagttaattaaaaactatgataaactttgatttaaaagttgttattctgggaaaataatttttattatgaacatgaaactatatccaaaaattatgattaaactcaaagtggaagtatgttttctaaaatggtcatctagacgtcgttctttcgactgaaatgactacgtttacaaaaacgacttgtagcttatttttccgactataaacctataatttttctatttagattcataaaatagagttcaatatgaaaccatagcaattttattcactcaaaacggatttaaaatgaagaagttatgggtaaaacaagattggataatttttctcattttagctacgtgaaaattggtaacaaatctattccaaccataacttaatcaacttgtattgtatattatgtaatcttgagataccatagacacgtatacaatgtttcgacctatcatgtcgacacatctatatatatttcggaacaaccatagacactctatatgtgaatgttggagttagctatacagggttgaggttgattccaaaatatatatagtttgagttgtgatcaatactgagatacgtatacactgggtcgtggattgattcaagataatatttattgatttatttctgtacatctaactgtggacaactagttgtaggttactaatgaggacagctgacttaataaacttaaaacatcaaaatatattaaaagtgttgtaaatatattttgaacatactttgatatatatgtatatattgttataggttcgtgaatcaaccagtggccaagtcttacttcccgacgaagtaaaaatctgtgaaagtgagttatagtcccacttttaaaatctaatatttttgggatgagaatacatgcaggttttataaatgatttacaaaatagacacaagtacgtgaaactacattctatggttgaattatcgaaatcgaatatgcccctttttattaagtctggtaatctaagaattagggaacagacaccctaattgacgcgaatcctaaagatagatctattgggcctaacaaaccccatccaaagtaccggatgctttagtacttcgaaatttatatcatatccgaagggtgtcccggaatgatggggatattcttgtatatgcatcttgttaatgtcggttaccaggtgttcaccatatgaatgatttttatctctatgtatgggatgtgtattgaaatatgaaatcttgtggtctattgttacgatttgatatatataggttaaacctataactcaccaacatttttgttgacatttaaagcatgtttattctcaggtgaatactaagagctaccgctgttgcatactaaaataaggacaagatttggagtccatgtttgtatgatattgtgtaaaaactgcattcaagaaactgatttctatgtaacatatttgtattgtaaaccattatgtaatggtcgtgtgtaaacaggatattttagtttatcattatttgataatctacgtaaagctttttaaacctttatttatgaaataaaggttatggtttgttttaaaaatgaatgcagtctttgaaaaacgtctcatatagaggtcaaaacctcgcaacgaaatcaattaatatggaacatttttaatcaataagaacgggatatttcacttTTGCCCCTGCTTGTGCCTGCTGCACTCAAAAGATAATTCAATTGTCCATTCAAATCTTTTCTCCTAATTCCTTCACTGAGAATTAACTCTCGGATCCTCTTAAAAGTCAACTTAGTAGTCCTGGATGAACCACTAACTGATGTAACTGTGCCATACCAACTCTCGGGCGATGAGGACAAAAGAAACAAGGCTTCAAGCTCATCTTTAAACTTAATATCAACTGATTTTATACTAGTCAAATTCAGGTTGAACTCATTCACATGATCTGGTGCAGAAGACCATTCTCTCATCTTCGCGTTAACAAGCTGCCTGAATAAAGAAGACTTTATTTAAAATTGAAGGTTTCTAATACATGTTGGACACAACAGTCAACACTCCTTCTTTCGTGGTTTCAACCACGATGTTGTAGGCGGCATTCTTGGCCAGAGAAAGCCATACTACACCAAGTGCTTTTCTATCCAAAAGATCACATTCCTCTTGCTTCATCTCTTCAGGTTTTGTACGAGTGATTAGCTGATATAAACCCTTCTGAAAAAGTACATCTTCAATATGCATCTTCCAGAAGCCATAATCTGACCCATCAAACTTATCTATCTTAATCGTGTTATTATTTGCCATTGTTCCAGCAACTAATCGGGCCTAAGCTTTGACACCACTTGTTGAGAATTCATAGCAAGCCCTAACAAGAATCTGATAACCTCAGTTATCACCCACCGACCAACAAATAGATATTTGACAAGAACACACAAAGATAACTATTAAAATAGGTGCAAGAAACTTAAAGAACAAGGAATTTTAATGTGGTTATATATAACCGTTTAATCTAACGATTAGCTTAATCTACGGCCTAACATAGTTAATTTTCTTATAGATTTTTCGTAGGTGCATATGAATACAATGAGAATAGGGTTTCATATATAAGGAAAAAACCGAATCCTTTACTAAATCGAAAAACTTGCTGGACGAGAACAACCTCGTGTTTCAAGAGCTCACTTCGAGTTTTGCAAGGCCATATCCAAACACGAGAACCTGCTTCCAAATGCGACATTTCCAGCTTCCACAAAAGTTAGATCCTTGCCAACATTTTCGTATTTTGGTTCACAATTTTGCGTTTTGCGAGATCAGCAGCTTCAACAACTGTTTTTCATTTTGTTCCTCTTCCGTCTAACATAATTTTTTGTTGTTATTTTGAGTAAGACATAATTTTTTTAAACAAACCAAAATAATAAGGTAGACAGTGTTAAATGCTAAAACCCGTAGGTTACACTTTATTAATCATGCGATCTTTATAGATACATGTTAACCATAATAACTATTGAAACCCTAATGGACTCAGCCCATAATGCATCGGGTTAGCCCAATACTAATACACTAACACTCCCCTGCAGTCTGAGCGGCGAAATCGCAAAAGCTCAGACTGAAAGAAAACGCTAATATTGgaaaacaaaaacacctacaaataaacaaaattaaagattttttttcttatttgcCGCATCAAATAACTGATATTCGTTTATAGAGTTTCAGAACTCTTAACGGCTTCTCCTTTTCCGTAGCGTTTTTTCTTTTCTTTACGTCGTGGCTTGCTGTGCCTAAGGATCAAGTACCGCTTTGATATGCTACTGTTGTCGACGATAACAAGATTCTTCAACGTTGcaaacaagaatttttttttttttaactatattcttttttttttaggtttggaacctagtcaagctaggcggctcagcccCACGCCGATTATTTTTTATGAATGATAGAgaaaaaaaattagaaaatgatAAAAGAAAACGACACTGATGTTATGACTAAAGGTCGTGTGTTAcaaatgaaaaataaaataaagaaaagagATATGCTTCAAATAAGGAGTGAGGATATAGGTGACGGCAAGATTGATTTgtgaacgaaaaaaaaaaaaaagatcggtGGGGTGATTTCCATATGGTTTGCGAACGGAAAaacaaataataacaatattat includes these proteins:
- the LOC139852794 gene encoding probable indole-3-pyruvate monooxygenase YUCCA3, which codes for MHCACNKNITHLATMVQQAHDHIDFFSRRCVLVNGPVIVGAGPSGLAVGAGLRKQGVPFVILDRANCIASLWQNKTYDRLKLHLPKQFCQSPFFPFPANFPEYPSKSQFVNYLESYAKKFEISPRFNESVQSAKFDETCGLWRVWTVVDDCEVEYLCRWLVVATGENADKVVPNFEGLDEFGGHVMHACDYRSGKDYEGKKVLVVGCGNSGMEVSLDLFHHNAFPSMVVRSSVNVLPREIYGKSTFELASKLMKWLPVKMVDKILLLLARCTLGNLEKYGIKRPLMGPIELKNTKGKTPVLDIGALQKIKSRNIQIVPGIKKFSRGCVEFMNGSNLEIDSVILATGYCSNVPSWLKESDFFSREGVPMMPFPDGWKGKSGLYAVGFTRRGLFGASFDAIKVSQDIAEIWNQETRSQTKHYVTVLCDQRYNK